In Haliotis asinina isolate JCU_RB_2024 chromosome 16, JCU_Hal_asi_v2, whole genome shotgun sequence, the following are encoded in one genomic region:
- the LOC137267555 gene encoding uncharacterized protein gives MFLEDNGATFHSHLPRPLAATENNVNGSLRDARVGNPVLPVPEWNLASRQWGRAWPFHVYGFSLLFLTVSLLSVGLVFKFYQRIRRSKIVLNTTCLLCLSGLFRILYLTVDPYGYSRNFSGVFVGVLSQIIYPFLCASFGLIQIMLLRMTKVDVGKSKLRSCTYLFASTLSYLFCIVLAEVIVFYEVKAKLLLIIDSGFFIVLSLYLCISFICNGFRLSQYASETKRVRKELGNFSTRRIQPGVRTSKSSSSLRLSRPKLRITDENHMTIAIATDVDTTSSSDENGNGTKKDSRIQIKKLTTSDGVEPPQEHGSDRSETEVLLSDDETPPQANSESSTGVDGLPITHPLQTFSDFQSLSDDEESRRPMIQRQTTENCASDPDSEDDCKRIRRNRTPGATGTLENGYMADTEIVFHSPKSRCRNTRDVRDKQQCRPILEDFDSTDLERNSSTLSVNFRTKPSSISLLRIRQSKMIQRAVHITYSITFLFMFACLLQLYTVFGVYGVLNSSFVPDPWPWYTFQTLFRSTEVAIGLTSTGVVYIILSHRTARGRRKVHMARDLVSDCVV, from the coding sequence ATGTTTCTCGAGGACAATGGTGCTACATTTCACTCGCATCTGCCCCGACCACTCGCTGCCACCGAGAACAATGTGAACGGGAGTTTGAGAGATGCACGTGTGGGCAACCCAGTTTTACCTGTGCCTGAGTGGAACTTGGCGTCTCGACAGTGGGGACGTGCATGGCCATTCCACGTGTACGGCTTCTCCCTCCTCTTCCTAACAGTCTCCCTGCTCTCTGTGGGTCTTGTGTTCAAATTCTATCAGAGGATCAGAAGATCGAAAATTGTCCTGAATACAACGTGTTTGCTGTGTCTCTCGGGACTGTTCCGGATTCTGTACCTAACCGTTGATCCGTATGGGTATTCCAGGAACTTCTCCGGAGTGTTCGTTGGTGTGTTATCGCAGATTATTTACCCTTTCCTGTGTGCCTCGTTCGGACTCATTCAGATCATGCTTTTACGAATGACCAAGGTTGACGTGGGAAAAAGCAAACTCCGAAGTTGTACGTATCTCTTCGCATCGACTTTATCCTACCTCTTTTGCATAGTTTTAGCAGAAGTCATAGTGTTCTATGAAGTCAAAGCCAAGCTTTTGCTCATTATTGACAGCGGGTTTTTTATTGTGTTATCGTTATATCTATGCATCAGTTTTATCTGTAATGGATTTAGGCTCTCGCAGTATGCGTCTGAGACTAAAAGGGTTAGAAAGGAATTGGGCAATTTTAGCACGAGGAGAATCCAGCCAGGGGTGAGAACAAGCAAATCGTCAAGCTCATTACGATTATCCCGTCCAAAACTTCGCATAACTGACGAGAATCATATGACAATAGCCATCGCGACTGACGTAGACACGACATCGTCATCGGACGAAAATGGAAACGGGACAAAAAAAGACAGTAGGATACAAATTAAGAAACTGACTACATCTGATGGCGTGGAACCCCCTCAGGAACATGGGAGCGATCGGTCGGAGACGGAGGTATTGTTATCTGACGATGAGACACCTCCTCAGGCAAATTCGGAGTCTTCAACGGGCGTTGACGGTTTACCAATTACACACCCCCTGCAAACATTTTCCGATTTCCAGTCATTATCTGACGACGAGGAGAGCAGACGACCTATGATCCAGAGGCAGACGACAGAAAACTGTGCGTCAGACCCAGACTCCGAAGATGACTGTAAAAGGATTAGGCGTAATCGCACACCTGGAGCTACAGGAACTCTGGAGAATGGTTACATGGCGGACACGGAAATAGTTTTCCATTCTCCTAAATCCAGGTGTAGGAACACAAGGGATGTTCGAGATAAACAGCAGTGTAGGCCAATCTTGGAGGATTTTGACAGTACCGACCTTGAACGAAACAGCAGTACATTGTCAGTGAATTTCAGAACCAAACCATCCTCAATAAGTTTGTTGAGAATTCGGCAGAGTAAGATGATTCAGAGGGCTGTCCATATTACTTATTCAATTACCTTCCTTTTCATGTTTGCGTGTCTGTTGCAACTGTATACAGTGTTTGGAGTGTACGGAGTTCTTAATTCCTCCTTCGTTCCGGATCCATGGCCTTGGTACACGTTCCAGACGCTTTTCAG